One genomic window of Oryctolagus cuniculus chromosome 11, mOryCun1.1, whole genome shotgun sequence includes the following:
- the CHGB gene encoding secretogranin-1 isoform X1, with protein MLRAVLLSLLGAAVLAAVSAVPVDNRNHNEEMVTRCIIEVLSSALSKTSAPPITPECRQVLKKSGKEAKDEEKSDNENTKFEVRLLRDPVDVSEAHRPSSREEAGAPGEEDAQGPAKADTEKWTEGGGHSRESTAEPRGSPYPSNSHLSREAKMSEEEEGANDEKEGRGEDASEGKHPEEPGETQNVFLNKRNQALAKKKEALAARWDTHSAGPSEEKTHSREGSQESGEETRSQEKHPQEPKSQSQSQEESEESEEDATLEVAKRRTRPRHHHGRSRPDRSQDGNLPSREGEQAPERSEEAHVGMAGVGEKRDHHSAHFRASEEQPDYGEEVRSYPGVPASDAVEGEQHRGRGSEEYRAPRPQSVASREEDKRGHPSLEHRYSEEARGSEQGKGPHHRSKGGQLAASSNAREEEGFLGEGHHRVQESQMDEARRPSQRDWKEQDRDYPNYGEEGARGRWQQPEDLQDPKANREEVMLRDKYGPYPSTQKKKRLGGLFNPYFDPLQWKNSRFEKKDSMDDNFLEGEEENGVTLNEKNFFPEYSYDWWERKPFSEDVNWGYDKRSFARAPRLDLKRHHDRVAQLDQLLHYRKKSAEFPDFYDSEEQMSPRHEVASERDGDEQRALTEEEEKELENLAAMDLELQKIAETFSQRG; from the exons ATGCTGCGTGCGGTGCTTCTCAGCCTCCTgggagccgcggtgctggccg CTGTCAGTGCTGTGCCAGTGGATAACAGAAACCACAATGAAGAGATG GTTACTCGCTGCATCATCGAGGTTCTCTCAAGTGCTCTGTCCAAGACCAGTGCTCCACCCATCACCCCTGAGTGCCGACAGGTCCTGAAGAAGA GTGGGAAAGAGGCCAAAGATGAAGAGAAGAGTGACAATGAAAACACCAAGTTCGAAGTCAGATTGTTAAGAGACCCAGTTGATGTCTCGGAAGCCCACAGGCCCTCGAGTagagaggaagcaggagccccaggggaggaggacgcccagggcccagcaaaggcagacacagagaaatggaCAGAGGGAGGTGGGCACAGCCGAGAGAGCACAGCCGAGCCTCGGGGCAGCCCCTACCCCTCCAACAGTCACCTCTCCAGAGAAGCCAAGATGAGCGAGGAAGAAGAGGGAGCGAATGATGAGAAGGAGGGGCGTGGGGAAGATGCCAGTGAAGGGAAACACCCAGAAGAACCAGGAGAGACACAAAACGTCTTTCTCAACAAAAGAAACCAGGCATTGGCTAAGAAAAAAGAGGCATTAGCGGCCAGGTGGGACACACACTCTGCCGGACCCTCTGAGGAGAAGACACACAGCAGGGAGGGCAGCCAGGAGAGTGGAGAGGAgacaaggagccaggagaaaCACCCCCAAGAGCCAAAGAGCCAATCCCAGAGCCAGGAAGAGTCCGAGGAAAGCGAGGAAGACGCTACCTTGGAGGTGGCCAAACGACGCACGAGGCCCAGACACCACCACGGGAGGAGCAGGCCTGACAGGTCTCAGGATGGGAATCTGCCCTCCAGGGAGGGCGAACAAGCCCCTGAGAGATCTGAGGAGGCTCACGTGGGCATGGCTGGTGTGGGGGAAAAGAGGGACCACCACTCAGCTCACTTCAGGGCTTCGGAGGAACAGCCAGACTATGGGGAAGAAGTGAGGAGTTATCCAGGTGTCCCGGCTTCTGACGCTGTGGAGGGGGAACAGCACAGGGGCAGAGGGAGTGAGGagtacagggccccaaggcctCAGAGTGTGGCGAGCCGGGAGGAGGACAAGAGAGGCCACCCCAGCTTGGAGCACAGATACAGTGAGGAAGCGAGGGGCAGTGAGCAGGGGAAGGGGCCGCATCACAGAAGCAAGGGAGGCCAGCTGGCTGCCTCTTCTAACGCCAGGGAAGAGGAAGGGTTCTTGGGGGAAGGGCACCACCGTGTTCAGGAGAGCCAGATGGACGAGGCAAGGAGACCATCACAAAGGGACTGGAAAGAGCAGGACAGAGATTACCCCAACTATGGAGAGGAAGGAGCCCGTGGGAGGTGGCAGCAGCCAGAGGACCTGCAAGACCCTAAAGCAAACAGGGAAGAAGTGATGCTTCGAGACAAATACGGCCCCTACCCCAGCACGCAAAAGAAGAAGAGGTTAGGGGGGCTGTTCAACCCCTACTTTGACCCTCTCCAGTGGAAGAACAGCCGCTTTGAGAAAAAAGACAGCATGGATGACAACTTTCTTGAAGGTGAAGAGGAAAATGGGGTGACCTTGAACGAGAAGAATTTCTTCCCAGAATACAGCTATGACTGGTGGGAGAGGAAGCCCTTCTCTGAGGACGTGAACTGGGGCTATGATAAGAGAAGCTTCGCGAGGGCCCCCAGACTGGATCTGAAGAGGCATCATGACAGGGTGGCCCAGCTGGACCAGCTGCTTCACTACAGGAAGAAGTCGGCAGAGTTTCCCGACTTCTACGATTCCGAGGAGCAGATGAGCCCACGCCACGAGGTGGCAAGTGAAAGGGACGGGGATGAGCAGAGGGCTCTGACGGAGGAGGAG GAAAAAGAACTTGAAAATTTGGCTGCGATGGATTTGGAACTACAGAAAATAGCTGAAACATTCAGCCAAAGGGGCTGA
- the CHGB gene encoding secretogranin-1 isoform X2: protein MVTRCIIEVLSSALSKTSAPPITPECRQVLKKSGKEAKDEEKSDNENTKFEVRLLRDPVDVSEAHRPSSREEAGAPGEEDAQGPAKADTEKWTEGGGHSRESTAEPRGSPYPSNSHLSREAKMSEEEEGANDEKEGRGEDASEGKHPEEPGETQNVFLNKRNQALAKKKEALAARWDTHSAGPSEEKTHSREGSQESGEETRSQEKHPQEPKSQSQSQEESEESEEDATLEVAKRRTRPRHHHGRSRPDRSQDGNLPSREGEQAPERSEEAHVGMAGVGEKRDHHSAHFRASEEQPDYGEEVRSYPGVPASDAVEGEQHRGRGSEEYRAPRPQSVASREEDKRGHPSLEHRYSEEARGSEQGKGPHHRSKGGQLAASSNAREEEGFLGEGHHRVQESQMDEARRPSQRDWKEQDRDYPNYGEEGARGRWQQPEDLQDPKANREEVMLRDKYGPYPSTQKKKRLGGLFNPYFDPLQWKNSRFEKKDSMDDNFLEGEEENGVTLNEKNFFPEYSYDWWERKPFSEDVNWGYDKRSFARAPRLDLKRHHDRVAQLDQLLHYRKKSAEFPDFYDSEEQMSPRHEVASERDGDEQRALTEEEEKELENLAAMDLELQKIAETFSQRG from the exons ATG GTTACTCGCTGCATCATCGAGGTTCTCTCAAGTGCTCTGTCCAAGACCAGTGCTCCACCCATCACCCCTGAGTGCCGACAGGTCCTGAAGAAGA GTGGGAAAGAGGCCAAAGATGAAGAGAAGAGTGACAATGAAAACACCAAGTTCGAAGTCAGATTGTTAAGAGACCCAGTTGATGTCTCGGAAGCCCACAGGCCCTCGAGTagagaggaagcaggagccccaggggaggaggacgcccagggcccagcaaaggcagacacagagaaatggaCAGAGGGAGGTGGGCACAGCCGAGAGAGCACAGCCGAGCCTCGGGGCAGCCCCTACCCCTCCAACAGTCACCTCTCCAGAGAAGCCAAGATGAGCGAGGAAGAAGAGGGAGCGAATGATGAGAAGGAGGGGCGTGGGGAAGATGCCAGTGAAGGGAAACACCCAGAAGAACCAGGAGAGACACAAAACGTCTTTCTCAACAAAAGAAACCAGGCATTGGCTAAGAAAAAAGAGGCATTAGCGGCCAGGTGGGACACACACTCTGCCGGACCCTCTGAGGAGAAGACACACAGCAGGGAGGGCAGCCAGGAGAGTGGAGAGGAgacaaggagccaggagaaaCACCCCCAAGAGCCAAAGAGCCAATCCCAGAGCCAGGAAGAGTCCGAGGAAAGCGAGGAAGACGCTACCTTGGAGGTGGCCAAACGACGCACGAGGCCCAGACACCACCACGGGAGGAGCAGGCCTGACAGGTCTCAGGATGGGAATCTGCCCTCCAGGGAGGGCGAACAAGCCCCTGAGAGATCTGAGGAGGCTCACGTGGGCATGGCTGGTGTGGGGGAAAAGAGGGACCACCACTCAGCTCACTTCAGGGCTTCGGAGGAACAGCCAGACTATGGGGAAGAAGTGAGGAGTTATCCAGGTGTCCCGGCTTCTGACGCTGTGGAGGGGGAACAGCACAGGGGCAGAGGGAGTGAGGagtacagggccccaaggcctCAGAGTGTGGCGAGCCGGGAGGAGGACAAGAGAGGCCACCCCAGCTTGGAGCACAGATACAGTGAGGAAGCGAGGGGCAGTGAGCAGGGGAAGGGGCCGCATCACAGAAGCAAGGGAGGCCAGCTGGCTGCCTCTTCTAACGCCAGGGAAGAGGAAGGGTTCTTGGGGGAAGGGCACCACCGTGTTCAGGAGAGCCAGATGGACGAGGCAAGGAGACCATCACAAAGGGACTGGAAAGAGCAGGACAGAGATTACCCCAACTATGGAGAGGAAGGAGCCCGTGGGAGGTGGCAGCAGCCAGAGGACCTGCAAGACCCTAAAGCAAACAGGGAAGAAGTGATGCTTCGAGACAAATACGGCCCCTACCCCAGCACGCAAAAGAAGAAGAGGTTAGGGGGGCTGTTCAACCCCTACTTTGACCCTCTCCAGTGGAAGAACAGCCGCTTTGAGAAAAAAGACAGCATGGATGACAACTTTCTTGAAGGTGAAGAGGAAAATGGGGTGACCTTGAACGAGAAGAATTTCTTCCCAGAATACAGCTATGACTGGTGGGAGAGGAAGCCCTTCTCTGAGGACGTGAACTGGGGCTATGATAAGAGAAGCTTCGCGAGGGCCCCCAGACTGGATCTGAAGAGGCATCATGACAGGGTGGCCCAGCTGGACCAGCTGCTTCACTACAGGAAGAAGTCGGCAGAGTTTCCCGACTTCTACGATTCCGAGGAGCAGATGAGCCCACGCCACGAGGTGGCAAGTGAAAGGGACGGGGATGAGCAGAGGGCTCTGACGGAGGAGGAG GAAAAAGAACTTGAAAATTTGGCTGCGATGGATTTGGAACTACAGAAAATAGCTGAAACATTCAGCCAAAGGGGCTGA
- the TRMT6 gene encoding tRNA (adenine(58)-N(1))-methyltransferase non-catalytic subunit TRM6 isoform X1, whose translation MEDSGEQPSPQPLQPADHCIRDGDFVVLKREDVFKAVQVQRRKKVTFEKQWFYLDNVIGHSYGTTFEVTSGGSLQPKKKQEEPTSETKEAGTDNRNIIDDGKSQKLTQDDIKALKDKGIKGEEIVQQLIENSTTFRDKTEFAQDKYIKKKKKKYEAIITVVKPSTRILSIMYYAREPGKINHMRYDTLAQMLTLGNIRAGNKMIVMETCAGLVLGAMMERMGGFGSIIQLYPGGGPVRAATACFGFPKSFLSGLYEFPLNKVDSLLNGTFSAEMLSSEPKDSASVEESNGALEEKQAAEQENEDSMAEAPESNQPEEQETVEIDAPDPEYKEPKEKDSKKDYIQEKQRRQEEQKKRHLEAAALLSERNADGLIVASRFHPTPLLLSLLDFVAPSRPFVVYCQYKEPLLESYTKLRERGGVINLRLSETWLRNYQVLPDRSHPKLLMSGGGGYLLSGFTVAMDNPKADTSLKPSVSALESQETEEPAAKKRKCPQSGS comes from the exons ATGGAGGATTCCGGGGAGCAGCCAAGCCCACAGCCACTGCAGCCGGCTGACCACTGCATCCGCGACGGCGACTTCGTGGTCCTGAAACGGGAAGATGTGTTCAAAGCAGTGCAAGTTCAGCGCAGAAA aaaaGTAACTTTCGAAAAACAGTGGTTCTACCTGGATAATGTCATTGGCCATAGTTATGGAACCACGTTTGAAGTGACCAGTGGAGGAAGTCTTCAGCCCAAGAAGAAGCAGGAAGAGCCCACTTCAG AGACTAAAGAAGCAGGCACTGATAATCGAAATATAATTGATGATGGGAAATCTCAGAAACTTACTCAAGATGATATAAAAGCTTTGAAGGACAAAGGCATTAAAGGAGAG GAAATAGTTCAACAGTTAATTGAGAATAGTACAACATTCCGAGACAAGACAGAATTTGcccaagataaatatataaaaaagaagaaaaagaa ATATGAAGCCATCATTACTGTTGTGAAGCCATCCACTCGTATTCTTTCAATTATGTATTATGCAAGAGAACCTGGAAAAATTAA cCACATGAGGTACGATACCCTGGCCCAGATGTTGACATTGGGAAATATCCGTGCTGGCAATAAAATGATTGTCATGGAAACATGTGCAGGCTTGGTGCTGGGTGCAATGATGGAACGAATGGGAG GTTTTGGCTCCATTATTCAGCTGTACCCTGGAGGTGGGCCTGTTCGGGCAGCAACAGCGTGTTTTGGATTTCCCAAGTCTTTCCTCAGTGGTTTGTATGAATTCCCCCTCAACAAAGTGGACAGTCTCCTTaatgggacattttctgctgagATGTTGTCTTCAGAGCCTAAAGACAGCGCCTCGGTTGAAGAAAGTAATGGTGCGCTCGAGGAAAAGCAGGCTGCCGAGCAAGAGAATGAAGACAGCATGGCCGAGGCCCCCGAGAGCAACCAGCCAGAAGAACAAGAAACAGTGGAAATTGATGCTCCGGATCCAGAATATAAAGAACCTAAAGAAAAAGACAGCAAAAAAGATTAT attCAGGAAAAACAGCGGAGACAAGAAGAGCAGAAGAAAAGACATTTAGAGGCTGCTGCTCTGCTGAGTGAAAGAAATGCAGACGG CTTAATTGTAGCTAGTCGTTTCCATCCCACTCCACTGCTGCTGTCTTTGCTGGACTTTGTGGCACCCTCCAGGCCATTTGTGGTCTACTGTCAGTATAAAGAG CCTCTGTTGGAAAGCTACACAAAACTGCGGGAGAGGGGCGGCGTCATCAATCTCAGGCTGTCTGAAACCTGGCTCAGAAACTATCAG GTTTTGCCAGATCGAAGTCATCCCAAACTGCTGATGAGTGGCGGTGGGGGGTACCTTCTCTCAGGCTTCACTGTTGCCATGGACAACCCAAAAGCAGACACCAGCCTGAAACCCAGCGTGAGCGCATTGGAATCACAGGAGACCGAGGAGCCGGCAGCTAAGAAACGGAAATGCCCGCAGTCTGGCTCTTAA
- the TRMT6 gene encoding tRNA (adenine(58)-N(1))-methyltransferase non-catalytic subunit TRM6 isoform X2: protein MYYAREPGKINHMRYDTLAQMLTLGNIRAGNKMIVMETCAGLVLGAMMERMGGFGSIIQLYPGGGPVRAATACFGFPKSFLSGLYEFPLNKVDSLLNGTFSAEMLSSEPKDSASVEESNGALEEKQAAEQENEDSMAEAPESNQPEEQETVEIDAPDPEYKEPKEKDSKKDYIQEKQRRQEEQKKRHLEAAALLSERNADGLIVASRFHPTPLLLSLLDFVAPSRPFVVYCQYKEPLLESYTKLRERGGVINLRLSETWLRNYQVLPDRSHPKLLMSGGGGYLLSGFTVAMDNPKADTSLKPSVSALESQETEEPAAKKRKCPQSGS, encoded by the exons ATGTATTATGCAAGAGAACCTGGAAAAATTAA cCACATGAGGTACGATACCCTGGCCCAGATGTTGACATTGGGAAATATCCGTGCTGGCAATAAAATGATTGTCATGGAAACATGTGCAGGCTTGGTGCTGGGTGCAATGATGGAACGAATGGGAG GTTTTGGCTCCATTATTCAGCTGTACCCTGGAGGTGGGCCTGTTCGGGCAGCAACAGCGTGTTTTGGATTTCCCAAGTCTTTCCTCAGTGGTTTGTATGAATTCCCCCTCAACAAAGTGGACAGTCTCCTTaatgggacattttctgctgagATGTTGTCTTCAGAGCCTAAAGACAGCGCCTCGGTTGAAGAAAGTAATGGTGCGCTCGAGGAAAAGCAGGCTGCCGAGCAAGAGAATGAAGACAGCATGGCCGAGGCCCCCGAGAGCAACCAGCCAGAAGAACAAGAAACAGTGGAAATTGATGCTCCGGATCCAGAATATAAAGAACCTAAAGAAAAAGACAGCAAAAAAGATTAT attCAGGAAAAACAGCGGAGACAAGAAGAGCAGAAGAAAAGACATTTAGAGGCTGCTGCTCTGCTGAGTGAAAGAAATGCAGACGG CTTAATTGTAGCTAGTCGTTTCCATCCCACTCCACTGCTGCTGTCTTTGCTGGACTTTGTGGCACCCTCCAGGCCATTTGTGGTCTACTGTCAGTATAAAGAG CCTCTGTTGGAAAGCTACACAAAACTGCGGGAGAGGGGCGGCGTCATCAATCTCAGGCTGTCTGAAACCTGGCTCAGAAACTATCAG GTTTTGCCAGATCGAAGTCATCCCAAACTGCTGATGAGTGGCGGTGGGGGGTACCTTCTCTCAGGCTTCACTGTTGCCATGGACAACCCAAAAGCAGACACCAGCCTGAAACCCAGCGTGAGCGCATTGGAATCACAGGAGACCGAGGAGCCGGCAGCTAAGAAACGGAAATGCCCGCAGTCTGGCTCTTAA